ACCCACCGCGACATTTTCAGGAGCCGGTTTGGCGCATGCGGCGATCAACAACAGCGCGGCGAGGGGGGCGATATGTTTCATAGCCATCGTTTTCGCCAACCGTCGTCTCAAGTCAAACGCGAAGGCTGTGGCAAAATAAGACAGGGGCGCTACAGAGCGGCACATCGACTCATTTACGTTATTCGGGAAACGCCACATTGAGCAACCGACCAGATCCGCTCGCCATCGCCATTGCTTCGGACCACGCGGGGTTCGAGATGAAGACGATGCTTGTCGAATGGCTCCGAACGCAGGGCCATGCTGTTGCCGATCTCGGCCCGTTCGACACGGCATCGGTGGATTATCCAGACTATGGCTATAAACTGGCAAACGCGATCGCCGCTGGGGAAGCGCGCTTTGGCGTCGCGGTTTGTGGTTCGGGCATCGGCATTTCAATTGCGGTCAATCGCAATCCGGCCGCGCGCTGCGCGCTGGTTTCGGACAGCCTGAGTGCACGACTCGCGCGTGAACATAACGATGCAAATGCCATCGCTTTCGGTGCGCGTCTGATCGGGCCTGACACCGCAAAGGATGCCCTCGCGGTTTTCCTCGCCACGCCATTTGCCGGCGACCGCCATCAAAATCGCGTCAATAAACTCAGCAACCCGGCCTCGGGAAAGGAATCAGTATGAGCAGCAAGCCCGTATCTTTGCATGACGTTCAGCCCGACGGCTTTTTTACGCGCGGTCTGGCTGAGAGCGACCCGCAGGTATTCTCCGGCATTACGCGCGAGATCGATCGCGAACGTCACCAGATTGAACTGATCGCATCCGAGAATATCGTGTCGAAAGCGGTACTTGAGGCTCAGGGTTCGGTGTTCACAAACAAGTATGCGGAGGGGTATCCGGGTAAGCGTTACTATCAGGGTTGCGCACCATCCGATGCCGTTGAGACGCTGGCAATCGAGCGCGCCAAGCAGTTGTTCGGGTGCGGGTTTGCCAATGTGCAACCGCATTCGGGCGCGCAGGCGAACGGTGCGGTGATGCTGGCGCTGGTCAAGCCGGGCGACACCATCCTCGGCATGAGCCTCGATGCAGGTGGCCATCTGACGCACGGGGCGCGCGCTGCGATGTCGGGCAAATGGTTCAACGCCATCCAGTACGGCGTGACCGAGCATGACCATCTGATCGACTTTGCACAGGTCGAGGCACTGGCAATCGAGCATAAACCCAAGCTGATTATTGCCGGTGGTTCGGCTTATCCGCGCCACATCGACTTCGCGCGCTTCCGCGCGATTGCGGACACGGTTGGCGCAATCTTCATGGTCGATATGGCGCATTTCGCCGGGCTGGTTGCAGGTGGCGTTCACCCATCGCCGTTCCCGCACGCACACA
This genomic stretch from Sphingomonas paeninsulae harbors:
- the rpiB gene encoding ribose 5-phosphate isomerase B, whose translation is MSNRPDPLAIAIASDHAGFEMKTMLVEWLRTQGHAVADLGPFDTASVDYPDYGYKLANAIAAGEARFGVAVCGSGIGISIAVNRNPAARCALVSDSLSARLAREHNDANAIAFGARLIGPDTAKDALAVFLATPFAGDRHQNRVNKLSNPASGKESV
- the glyA gene encoding serine hydroxymethyltransferase, translating into MSSKPVSLHDVQPDGFFTRGLAESDPQVFSGITREIDRERHQIELIASENIVSKAVLEAQGSVFTNKYAEGYPGKRYYQGCAPSDAVETLAIERAKQLFGCGFANVQPHSGAQANGAVMLALVKPGDTILGMSLDAGGHLTHGARAAMSGKWFNAIQYGVTEHDHLIDFAQVEALAIEHKPKLIIAGGSAYPRHIDFARFRAIADTVGAIFMVDMAHFAGLVAGGVHPSPFPHAHIATTTTHKTLRGPRGGMILTNDEAIAKKINSAVFPGLQGGPLMHVIAAKAVAFGEALQPDFKLYSQAVLDNAKALAARLAERGANLVSGGTDTHLALVDLTPLGVTGRDADEALERAAITCNKNGIPFDPLPPVKTSGIRVGSPAGTTRGFGVKEFRDIADMIADVLEGLRTKGESGDPEVEADVRTRVRALCERFPIYPEL